Proteins encoded within one genomic window of Brassica rapa cultivar Chiifu-401-42 chromosome A09, CAAS_Brap_v3.01, whole genome shotgun sequence:
- the LOC103828818 gene encoding phospholipase D gamma 1 isoform X1, whose protein sequence is MAHHPIYTETLSMGGGSSHGFGQQPVPFATSSGSLRVELLHGNLDIWVKEAKHLPNMDGFHNRLGGMLSGLTRRNTSKDEKPSKITSDPYVTVSISGAVIGRTFVISNSENPVWMQHFDVPVAHSAAEVHFVVKDSDIIGSQIMGAVGIPTEQLSSGNRIEGFFPILNSSGKPCKQGAVLSLSVQYTPIERMRLYQMGVGFGNECVGVPGTYFPLRKGGRVTLYQDAHVDDGTLPSVYLDGGVQYRHGKCWEDMADAIRQARRLVYITGWSVYHPVRLVRRNNDPTDGTLGDLLKAKSQEGVRVLVLVWDDPTSRSLLGFKTQGVMNTSDEETRRFFKHSSVQVLLCPRSGGKGHSFVKKSEVGTIYTHHQKTVIVDADAGQNRRKIVAFVGGLDVCNGRFDTPKHPLFRTLKTLHKDDFHNPNFLTTADDGPREPWHDLHSKIDGPAAYDVLANFEERWRKASKSRGLGKLRSASDDSLLSIERIQDIVGLSEASSVNENDPETWHAQVFRSIDSSSVKGFPKDPKEATGRNLLCGKNILIDMSIHAAYVKAIRSAQHFIYIENQYFLGSSFNWDSNKDLGANNLIPIEIALKIANKIRAREKFAAYIVIPMWPEGAPTSNPIQRILYWQHKTMQMMYQTIHKALVEVGLDGQYEPQDFLNFFCLGTREVADGTVSVYNSPRTPPKSNANANAIQVQALKSRRFMIYVHSKGMVVDDEFVLIGSANINQRSLEGTRDTEIAMGGYQPHHSWAKKGSRPRGQIFGYRMSLWAEHLGFLEQGFEEPENMECVRRVRQLSELNWRQYAAEEVTEMQGHLLKYPVQVDRTGKVSSLPGCETFPDLGGKIIGSFLALQENLTI, encoded by the exons ATGGCGCATCATCCAATTTACACAGAGACTCTCTCAATGGGAGGAGGGTCAAGCCACGGTTTCGGGCAGCAACCCGTGCCCTTTGCCACCAGCAGCGGATCTTTGCGTGTAGAGCTGCTGCACGGTAACTTAGACATTTGGGTTAAAGAAGCCAAACACCTTCCCAACATGGACGGCTTCCACAACCGTCTCGGTGGGATGCTGTCCGGTCTAACCAGGAGGAACACTAGCAAAGATGAGAAGCCCTCCAAGATCACGAGCGACCCTTACGTGACCGTCTCCATCTCAGGCGCTGTCATCGGCAGAACCTTCGTGATCAGCAACAGCGAGAACCCTGTGTGGATGCAGCACTTCGACGTCCCCGTGGCTCACAGCGCTGCTGAAGTTCACTTTGTGGTGAAAGACAGCGACATCATCGGGTCACAGATCATGGGAGCTGTCGGAATCCCAACGGAGCAGCTGTCTTCAGGGAACAGAATCGAAGGGTTTTTTCCGATACTGAACAGTAGTGGGAAGCCTTGCAAACAGGGAGCCGTGTTGAGTTTGTCAGTTCAATACACTCCGATTGAAAGGATGAGGCTTTACCAGATGGGTGTTGGTTTTGGTAACGAGTGTGTTGGAGTTCCCGGTACGTACTTCCCTTTGAGGAAAGGAGGTAGGGTTACTCTGTACCAGGATGCTCATGTTGATGATGGTACGCTTCCGAGTGTGTATCTTGACGGTGGTGTGCAGTATAGACATGGGAAGTGCTGGGAGGATATGGCTGATGCGATTAGGCAGGCGAGGAGGTTGGTTTATATTACTGGTTGGTCGGTTTACCATCCGGTTAGGCTGGTTCGGCGGAATAATGATCCAACAGATGGTACATTAGGGGACTTGCTTAAGGCCAAGTCTCAGGAAGGTGTTAGAGTGTTGGTTTTGGTGTGGGATGATCCTACTTCAAGGAGCCTTCTTGGGTTCAAAACT CAAGGAGTTATGAACACAAGCGATGAAGAGACTCGCCGGTTCTTCAAGCATTCTTCAGTGCAAGTTCTTCTTTGTCCAAGATCTGGAGGGAAAGGTCACAGCTTCGTAAAGAAATCT GAAGTTGGAACTATCTACACACATCATCAGAAAACTGTGATTGTAGATGCTGATGCAGGTCAGAACCGAAGAAAGATCGTAGCTTTTGTTGGAGGTCTAGACGTGTGCAACGGACGTTTTGATACTCCCAAGCATCCTCTCTTCAGGACACTGAAGACACTCCATAAAGATGACTTCCACAACCCTAACTTTTTG aCTACTGCGGATGATGGACCAAGAGAGCCATGGCATGATCTGCACAGCAAGATTGATGGTCCAGCTGCGTACGATGTACTTGCTAATTTTGAAGAACGCTGGAGAAAGGCTTCAAAATCTCGCGGATTGGGGAAGTTAAGATCAGCTTCTGATGATTCGTTGCTTTCCATAGAGAGGATTCAAGACATCGTAGGACTATCAGAAGCTTCTTCTGTTAATGAGAATGATCCAGAGACTTGGCATGCTCAGGTTTTCCGTTCAATTGATTCAAGTTCAGTCAAAGGGTTTCCAAAGGACCCAAAGGAAGCTACTGGAAGA AATCTACTGTGTGGGAAGAACATACTCATTGACATGAGCATACACGCGGCTTATGTTAAGGCCATAAGATCTGCACAGCACTTCATCTACATTGAGAACCAATATTTTCTTGGATCATCATTCAACTGGGATTCTAACAAGGACTTGG GTGCTAACAATCTGATCCCTATTGAAATCGCACTAAAGATTGCTAACAAAATTAGAGCAAGGGAGAAATTTGCTGCTTACATTGTCATTCCAATGTGGCCAGAAGGTGCTCCAACGAGTAACCCTATTCAGAGGATTCTATACTGGCAG CACAAAACCATGCAAATGATGTATCAGACCATCCACAAGGCACTTGTGGAAGTTGGACTTGATGGACAGTATGAGCCCCAAGACTTTCTCAACTTCTTCTGTCTTGGAACCAGAGAGGTTGCTGATGGAACAGTTAGTGTATATAATAGTCCTCGGACTCCACCTAAGTCAAACGCAAATGCAAATGCTATACAG GTGCAAGCTTTGAAGAGTAGGAGGTTTATGATATATGTTCATTCCAAAGGTATGGTAGTGGATGATGAGTTTGTCTTGATCGGTTCCGCGAATATCAACCAGAGATCCTTGGAAGGAACTAGAGACACTGAAATCGCCATGGGTGGATACCAACCACACCATTCATGGGCTAAGAAAGGTTCTCGTCCTCGTGGTCAG ATCTTTGGATATAGAATGTCGTTGTGGGCAGAACATCTAGGGTTTCTAGAGCAAGGTTTTGAAGAACCAGAGAATATGGAATGTGTGAGACGAGTTAGGCAATTAAGTGAGCTGAATTGGAGACAGTACGCAGCAGAAGAGGTGACTGAGATGCAAGGTCATCTTCTTAAGTATCCAGTTCAAGTGGATAGAACAGGGAAAGTAAGTTCTCTCCCTGGATGTGAGACGTTCCCTGATCTCGGTGGCAAGATCATAGGCTCGTTCCTTGCTCTCCAAGAAAACCTCACTATATGA
- the LOC103828818 gene encoding phospholipase D gamma 1 isoform X2: protein MAHHPIYTETLSMGGGSSHGFGQQPVPFATSSGSLRVELLHGNLDIWVKEAKHLPNMDGFHNRLGGMLSGLTRRNTSKDEKPSKITSDPYVTVSISGAVIGRTFVISNSENPVWMQHFDVPVAHSAAEVHFVVKDSDIIGSQIMGAVGIPTEQLSSGNRIEGFFPILNSSGKPCKQGAVLSLSVQYTPIERMRLYQMGVGFGNECVGVPGTYFPLRKGGRVTLYQDAHVDDGTLPSVYLDGGVQYRHGKCWEDMADAIRQARRLVYITGWSVYHPVRLVRRNNDPTDGTLGDLLKAKSQEGVRVLVLVWDDPTSRSLLGFKTQGVMNTSDEETRRFFKHSSVQVLLCPRSGGKGHSFVKKSEVGTIYTHHQKTVIVDADAGQNRRKIVAFVGGLDVCNGRFDTPKHPLFRTLKTLHKDDFHNPNFLTTADDGPREPWHDLHSKIDGPAAYDVLANFEERWRKASKSRGLGKLRSASDDSLLSIERIQDIVGLSEASSVNENDPETWHAQVFRSIDSSSVKGFPKDPKEATGRNLLCGKNILIDMSIHAAYVKAIRSAQHFIYIENQYFLGSSFNWDSNKDLGANNLIPIEIALKIANKIRAREKFAAYIVIPMWPEGAPTTQNHANDVSDHPQGTCGSWT, encoded by the exons ATGGCGCATCATCCAATTTACACAGAGACTCTCTCAATGGGAGGAGGGTCAAGCCACGGTTTCGGGCAGCAACCCGTGCCCTTTGCCACCAGCAGCGGATCTTTGCGTGTAGAGCTGCTGCACGGTAACTTAGACATTTGGGTTAAAGAAGCCAAACACCTTCCCAACATGGACGGCTTCCACAACCGTCTCGGTGGGATGCTGTCCGGTCTAACCAGGAGGAACACTAGCAAAGATGAGAAGCCCTCCAAGATCACGAGCGACCCTTACGTGACCGTCTCCATCTCAGGCGCTGTCATCGGCAGAACCTTCGTGATCAGCAACAGCGAGAACCCTGTGTGGATGCAGCACTTCGACGTCCCCGTGGCTCACAGCGCTGCTGAAGTTCACTTTGTGGTGAAAGACAGCGACATCATCGGGTCACAGATCATGGGAGCTGTCGGAATCCCAACGGAGCAGCTGTCTTCAGGGAACAGAATCGAAGGGTTTTTTCCGATACTGAACAGTAGTGGGAAGCCTTGCAAACAGGGAGCCGTGTTGAGTTTGTCAGTTCAATACACTCCGATTGAAAGGATGAGGCTTTACCAGATGGGTGTTGGTTTTGGTAACGAGTGTGTTGGAGTTCCCGGTACGTACTTCCCTTTGAGGAAAGGAGGTAGGGTTACTCTGTACCAGGATGCTCATGTTGATGATGGTACGCTTCCGAGTGTGTATCTTGACGGTGGTGTGCAGTATAGACATGGGAAGTGCTGGGAGGATATGGCTGATGCGATTAGGCAGGCGAGGAGGTTGGTTTATATTACTGGTTGGTCGGTTTACCATCCGGTTAGGCTGGTTCGGCGGAATAATGATCCAACAGATGGTACATTAGGGGACTTGCTTAAGGCCAAGTCTCAGGAAGGTGTTAGAGTGTTGGTTTTGGTGTGGGATGATCCTACTTCAAGGAGCCTTCTTGGGTTCAAAACT CAAGGAGTTATGAACACAAGCGATGAAGAGACTCGCCGGTTCTTCAAGCATTCTTCAGTGCAAGTTCTTCTTTGTCCAAGATCTGGAGGGAAAGGTCACAGCTTCGTAAAGAAATCT GAAGTTGGAACTATCTACACACATCATCAGAAAACTGTGATTGTAGATGCTGATGCAGGTCAGAACCGAAGAAAGATCGTAGCTTTTGTTGGAGGTCTAGACGTGTGCAACGGACGTTTTGATACTCCCAAGCATCCTCTCTTCAGGACACTGAAGACACTCCATAAAGATGACTTCCACAACCCTAACTTTTTG aCTACTGCGGATGATGGACCAAGAGAGCCATGGCATGATCTGCACAGCAAGATTGATGGTCCAGCTGCGTACGATGTACTTGCTAATTTTGAAGAACGCTGGAGAAAGGCTTCAAAATCTCGCGGATTGGGGAAGTTAAGATCAGCTTCTGATGATTCGTTGCTTTCCATAGAGAGGATTCAAGACATCGTAGGACTATCAGAAGCTTCTTCTGTTAATGAGAATGATCCAGAGACTTGGCATGCTCAGGTTTTCCGTTCAATTGATTCAAGTTCAGTCAAAGGGTTTCCAAAGGACCCAAAGGAAGCTACTGGAAGA AATCTACTGTGTGGGAAGAACATACTCATTGACATGAGCATACACGCGGCTTATGTTAAGGCCATAAGATCTGCACAGCACTTCATCTACATTGAGAACCAATATTTTCTTGGATCATCATTCAACTGGGATTCTAACAAGGACTTGG GTGCTAACAATCTGATCCCTATTGAAATCGCACTAAAGATTGCTAACAAAATTAGAGCAAGGGAGAAATTTGCTGCTTACATTGTCATTCCAATGTGGCCAGAAGGTGCTCCAACGA CACAAAACCATGCAAATGATGTATCAGACCATCCACAAGGCACTTGTGGAAGTTGGACTTGA